In a genomic window of Dyadobacter fermentans DSM 18053:
- a CDS encoding helix-turn-helix domain-containing protein — translation MERMRGTDEAKGGLSLDQLVTLADLKSVRDELLAAIARTKGSSPDTAKKWLKSSEVRKLLNISPGKLLALRANRQLAFVRLGGVIYYDRDDIEAMIQKAKVPTLVGKA, via the coding sequence ATGGAAAGGATGAGGGGAACGGATGAGGCCAAAGGCGGCCTGTCGCTAGATCAGTTGGTTACGCTTGCAGACTTGAAAAGTGTTCGGGACGAGCTTTTGGCAGCAATTGCCAGGACGAAGGGATCTTCACCAGACACCGCGAAGAAATGGCTAAAATCTTCCGAGGTTAGAAAGCTCCTAAACATTTCGCCGGGCAAGTTGTTAGCCCTCAGAGCTAATCGCCAGCTCGCATTTGTGAGACTGGGTGGAGTAATCTACTACGACAGGGACGATATTGAGGCGATGATCCAAAAGGCTAAAGTACCAACGTTGGTTGGCAAGGCGTGA
- a CDS encoding DNA sulfur modification protein DndB: protein MSEITTLDSALDSSGNVGKPIKTFVGYNTGFRTLTLNMSLYEVNEMTEVANEQSLNTIEVAQRKLDISHASSIAKYILKGLLAAISNSPRLNGSSSFARISKAMGEQPYIAIPPLVASLRNTGFGGSNLQVLPLKTIGSEEVACFKIFLSQSDTLWIVDGQHRRKAIELVSDFIRHVLTYHKYPARGPILLYDGGKEQIGGDELFVWQVCLEKMKECTVAIEVHLGLDVEKERQLFHDLNNLGKRVDRGMALQYDGSNPVNTYIKDHLFATIFPESGIQEITERQRKDGIESGFTHQEVVSINALLFLNKTSIQSATPSQVDAKIELANRFWKTVAEIPGISSVDARRDTVAAQPVVLKALAKLTYDFHSEKKRTWNIPEYQKQLWEAIASFDFSHENPAWRYYQLESDEIEEMGLTSLESYLPSIEDGNRDLGQFSNGMFHFGAKHNDIYPIIGDIVRWYAKLPSRK, encoded by the coding sequence ATGTCAGAAATAACTACCCTGGATTCAGCACTGGATTCGTCCGGAAATGTGGGAAAACCTATCAAAACCTTTGTTGGTTACAACACAGGCTTTCGAACGTTGACTTTGAATATGTCCTTGTATGAGGTAAACGAAATGACCGAGGTTGCCAACGAGCAGTCATTGAACACGATTGAGGTAGCGCAGCGTAAGCTCGATATTTCGCATGCGTCTTCAATAGCAAAATATATATTGAAAGGGTTGCTCGCCGCAATAAGTAATTCGCCACGTCTCAATGGCAGCTCTTCGTTTGCGAGGATTTCAAAGGCAATGGGAGAACAACCTTACATTGCAATCCCCCCCCTTGTGGCATCTCTGCGCAACACCGGATTTGGCGGTTCTAACCTACAAGTGCTTCCGCTAAAGACCATTGGTTCTGAAGAGGTCGCTTGTTTTAAGATATTCTTGTCACAATCTGACACTCTCTGGATAGTTGATGGTCAGCACAGAAGGAAGGCCATCGAGCTTGTAAGTGACTTTATACGACATGTATTGACTTATCACAAGTATCCCGCGCGCGGTCCGATCCTGCTTTACGACGGCGGCAAAGAGCAAATTGGTGGTGACGAGCTATTTGTTTGGCAAGTTTGTCTTGAAAAAATGAAAGAATGTACGGTGGCTATCGAAGTACATTTGGGACTCGATGTTGAGAAAGAACGACAATTGTTTCATGACCTTAACAATTTAGGAAAGCGCGTTGATCGAGGTATGGCGTTACAATATGATGGCTCGAATCCGGTGAATACCTATATTAAGGATCACTTGTTTGCTACAATCTTTCCAGAATCAGGAATTCAGGAGATAACTGAAAGGCAACGGAAGGATGGAATTGAGTCGGGATTCACCCATCAGGAGGTGGTTTCAATCAATGCCCTGTTATTTCTGAACAAAACGAGTATTCAAAGTGCGACACCTTCCCAAGTTGACGCGAAGATTGAACTGGCCAACAGATTTTGGAAGACTGTTGCTGAAATACCGGGAATTTCTAGTGTAGACGCAAGAAGAGACACGGTAGCTGCACAGCCAGTGGTCCTGAAGGCACTTGCCAAACTAACTTATGATTTTCACAGTGAAAAGAAGCGAACCTGGAATATTCCAGAGTATCAAAAACAACTGTGGGAAGCGATTGCGTCTTTTGATTTCAGCCATGAAAACCCCGCATGGAGGTACTATCAGCTCGAATCTGACGAGATAGAGGAAATGGGACTAACAAGTCTAGAGAGTTACCTTCCGTCAATTGAAGATGGCAACCGAGACCTCGGACAATTCAGTAATGGGATGTTCCATTTCGGGGCAAAGCACAATGATATTTATCCAATCATTGGGGACATAGTTCGCTGGTACGCCAAGCTACCGTCACGTAAATAG
- a CDS encoding site-specific integrase: MKFKQNLSLLFWLYRGKASKDGKAPIYVRITIDGTDTDISLGKKIHPDFWNSDAKLVTATTAEAKIINLKIVQAQAEIEKHFLVLQSQFNHVTPVMLKNAYLGLPLTHSKAKPEKAAGPSQSLLAAFDEFIAIFEKKAKKGIRSEGTLRHWRSTKRKVEAFIRFRYQRKDIEMTEIDQCFAEEFYDYLTLHLDEPLSEVTAKKLVKWTRQIVKTGVKKKVIPSNPLEGFVCSGGNKEVLPLELFEVEAIHKKQIDIDRISEVRDAFIFQCFTGFAYQDMYNLSPENIVKVGRAGEKWLIKDRGKTEVTEMVPILPIVQDLIDKYQSHPYCRVNNRLIPVNSNFRYNVYLKELAVICGIKRPLNTHLARHTFADMMLNNGVPLEDVGKMLGHRNIRTTQRYARVRKQRISANVAIAKQKLFTTSGELRPMN; the protein is encoded by the coding sequence ATGAAGTTCAAACAAAATCTGTCATTGCTTTTCTGGCTGTACCGGGGCAAGGCCTCCAAAGACGGAAAAGCACCCATCTATGTCAGGATTACCATCGACGGAACCGACACTGACATTTCCCTTGGCAAAAAGATCCATCCCGACTTCTGGAACAGCGATGCCAAGCTGGTGACCGCTACGACAGCGGAAGCGAAGATCATTAACTTGAAAATCGTCCAGGCACAGGCTGAGATCGAAAAACACTTTCTCGTGCTGCAATCCCAGTTTAACCATGTGACGCCGGTGATGCTGAAAAATGCCTATCTGGGCTTGCCATTAACTCATTCCAAAGCAAAGCCGGAAAAGGCTGCCGGACCCAGCCAATCGCTGCTAGCAGCCTTCGATGAATTCATCGCGATCTTCGAAAAGAAAGCTAAGAAAGGAATTCGATCAGAGGGGACATTAAGACACTGGCGGTCGACCAAACGGAAGGTCGAAGCATTTATCCGCTTCCGTTATCAGCGGAAGGACATTGAAATGACCGAGATCGACCAGTGCTTTGCCGAAGAGTTCTACGACTATTTGACACTCCACCTGGACGAGCCACTTTCTGAGGTCACTGCCAAGAAGCTGGTGAAATGGACAAGGCAGATCGTCAAAACAGGCGTTAAGAAGAAGGTTATCCCTTCCAATCCACTGGAAGGGTTTGTTTGCTCGGGCGGAAACAAGGAAGTCCTGCCGTTGGAGCTATTTGAAGTCGAGGCCATTCATAAAAAGCAGATCGACATCGACCGGATCAGCGAAGTGCGCGACGCCTTCATTTTCCAGTGCTTTACCGGCTTTGCCTATCAGGATATGTATAACCTCTCTCCGGAGAATATTGTGAAAGTCGGCCGAGCTGGTGAAAAATGGCTGATCAAAGACAGAGGTAAGACAGAGGTCACTGAAATGGTGCCCATTCTCCCGATCGTGCAGGATTTGATCGATAAATACCAAAGCCATCCTTATTGCAGGGTTAACAACCGGCTGATCCCGGTCAACAGCAATTTCCGGTACAATGTTTATCTCAAAGAGCTTGCCGTGATCTGCGGGATCAAAAGGCCGCTAAATACGCACCTTGCCCGTCATACGTTCGCCGACATGATGCTCAACAATGGCGTGCCCTTGGAAGATGTCGGTAAAATGCTTGGACATCGGAATATTAGAACAACCCAACGCTACGCTCGCGTCAGAAAACAAAGGATTAGCGCTAATGTAGCAATCGCAAAACAGAAACTCTTCACAACGTCGGGCGAATTGCGACCCATGAATTGA
- a CDS encoding TonB-dependent receptor: MTKKLFLLAMLFGCVAGRAFAQNGSVSGAVRTSDGEPVELVTVNVKGTSKGALTDRNGKFFIRNLQPGLQRLVASFVGLDKQEQTVEVTAGGTVTLDFVLKASSAQLQEVIVSGRNLNRENAIVAKIPLKKLENPQVYNTVSAEIMKQQGITSYDDALRNVPGIARTWESTGRAGDGASYFALRGFDAQPTLYNGLPGLTSGNLDPANVEEIQVIKGPSSTLFGGAFYSYGGMINTITKKPYHQFGGEIAYNAGSFGLNRVTADINTPLSKADKIALRVNTAYHSENSFQDAGFKKSFFIAPALVYEVNDRLSLHLLAEFLEEERAVAPVFFHSDRLSPLPFKNLRDLNLNPRLSFTSNDLTIRNPRFNLQAQAVYKLSDQWTSQTVFSRGAVKSDGIYTYIWDDVSGDNWFSQYFHKEQQSTTTTDIQQNFNGDFKIGNMRNRLLVGVDYFRRNVVDNGSGWASARNVSPQGEVNYVNPYSGDTLAPVYLTQASIDNLLAGLEGSASNITNTSFGAYASNVLNIMPNLNVMLSLRADYFDSKGERSTSEDDFDQWALSPKIGIVYQPLPDKVSLFANYMNAFINVAPQQVTDRDGSNPRIKSFRPEHADQWEYGIKTNLFSDKLGATLSVYDIKVSDRVMPNPANIRDFTQGGKVGSKGFEIDVVANPVNGLSLIAGFSHNKTKVISGDAEDFYSEPGRSIGGQGPQNLANFWATYRISSGTLKNAGFGFGGNYAGEYKVIDNSKTGVFTLPAYTLLNASVFYNASHFRISLNVNNLTSKEYYIGYWSVNPQKPRNSTLSIAYKF; this comes from the coding sequence ATGACAAAAAAATTATTTCTACTCGCAATGCTGTTCGGTTGTGTCGCTGGGAGGGCGTTTGCGCAAAATGGTTCTGTCAGCGGCGCCGTGCGTACTTCCGATGGTGAACCGGTGGAGCTCGTCACCGTGAATGTGAAAGGCACTTCCAAAGGCGCTTTGACCGACCGGAACGGAAAGTTTTTTATCCGAAATTTGCAGCCCGGCTTGCAGCGCCTCGTGGCTTCGTTCGTCGGGCTGGATAAGCAGGAGCAAACCGTCGAGGTGACTGCCGGGGGCACTGTCACGCTGGATTTTGTGCTCAAAGCAAGCTCGGCGCAGTTGCAGGAAGTGATCGTCTCGGGGCGGAACCTGAACCGCGAGAATGCCATTGTGGCCAAAATTCCTTTGAAAAAGCTCGAAAATCCACAGGTTTACAACACGGTGTCCGCCGAAATTATGAAGCAGCAGGGCATTACGAGCTACGACGATGCGCTCCGCAATGTGCCGGGCATTGCCCGTACGTGGGAGTCGACCGGCCGGGCAGGGGATGGGGCTTCGTATTTCGCATTGCGCGGGTTTGATGCGCAGCCGACACTCTACAACGGCCTTCCGGGCCTCACAAGCGGTAATCTCGACCCGGCGAATGTGGAGGAGATCCAGGTGATCAAGGGGCCGTCGAGCACGCTCTTCGGCGGGGCGTTTTACAGCTACGGCGGGATGATCAATACGATCACCAAAAAGCCTTATCACCAGTTCGGGGGCGAGATCGCGTATAACGCCGGGAGTTTCGGGCTGAACCGCGTCACGGCCGACATTAACACGCCGCTTAGCAAGGCGGATAAGATCGCGCTGCGCGTTAATACCGCCTACCATTCCGAAAACAGTTTTCAGGACGCAGGGTTTAAAAAGTCGTTTTTTATCGCGCCTGCATTGGTGTATGAGGTGAACGACCGCCTTTCGCTGCATTTGCTGGCCGAATTCCTAGAAGAAGAACGGGCAGTGGCACCAGTATTCTTCCATTCCGACCGGCTCAGCCCGCTTCCTTTCAAAAATCTCCGGGATCTGAACCTGAACCCGCGCCTTTCGTTCACTTCAAACGACCTTACGATCCGTAATCCGCGTTTTAATCTGCAAGCGCAGGCCGTTTACAAGCTGTCGGACCAATGGACGTCGCAAACTGTTTTTTCAAGAGGCGCGGTGAAGTCCGATGGCATTTATACCTACATCTGGGACGATGTGTCGGGGGATAACTGGTTTAGCCAATACTTTCACAAAGAGCAGCAATCGACCACTACAACCGATATCCAGCAGAATTTCAACGGCGATTTCAAAATCGGCAACATGCGTAACCGGCTACTGGTAGGCGTGGATTATTTCAGACGAAACGTGGTCGATAATGGCTCCGGCTGGGCTTCGGCGAGGAATGTTTCGCCGCAGGGCGAGGTAAATTATGTGAACCCTTACTCGGGCGATACGCTTGCGCCCGTGTACCTCACGCAGGCGTCGATCGACAATCTGCTGGCCGGGCTCGAAGGAAGTGCGAGCAATATTACCAACACGTCGTTCGGAGCGTATGCGTCCAACGTGCTGAATATCATGCCGAACCTGAATGTAATGCTGAGCCTCCGTGCCGATTATTTCGATTCAAAAGGCGAGAGAAGTACTTCCGAAGACGATTTTGACCAATGGGCATTGTCGCCTAAAATCGGGATCGTGTACCAGCCGCTGCCCGACAAGGTTTCGCTTTTTGCGAACTACATGAATGCGTTCATCAACGTGGCGCCGCAGCAGGTGACCGATCGCGACGGGAGCAACCCACGCATCAAGTCGTTCCGCCCCGAGCATGCGGATCAATGGGAGTATGGGATTAAAACCAACCTTTTTTCCGACAAGCTGGGTGCCACGCTTTCGGTGTACGATATCAAGGTGTCGGACCGTGTTATGCCCAATCCGGCCAATATCCGCGATTTTACACAAGGCGGAAAGGTCGGCAGCAAAGGCTTTGAAATTGATGTCGTGGCTAATCCTGTCAATGGTCTCAGCCTGATCGCCGGTTTCAGTCACAACAAAACGAAAGTTATTTCGGGCGATGCGGAAGATTTTTACAGTGAACCCGGACGTTCGATAGGAGGGCAGGGGCCTCAAAACCTGGCTAATTTCTGGGCGACCTATCGCATAAGCAGCGGCACGTTGAAAAATGCCGGTTTCGGTTTCGGAGGAAATTACGCCGGCGAATACAAGGTGATCGACAACAGCAAAACAGGCGTTTTTACGCTCCCAGCCTACACACTGCTGAATGCGAGCGTGTTTTATAATGCCAGCCATTTCCGGATTTCATTGAATGTAAACAACCTTACCAGCAAGGAATATTACATCGGCTACTGGTCGGTAAACCCGCAGAAGCCGAGAAATTCTACATTGAGCATTGCCTATAAATTTTAG
- a CDS encoding RNA polymerase sigma factor, with protein sequence MKASIKKNYRTLTDLVKACQNNDPRAQTLFYNRFRSELIRICSRFARTHMEAEDIYQESFVKIFRHIHEVQNLESIESWMRSVVTRTAINYYHRTTKKETLNHSMDMSPMDFESNEHVCLIDSLSAGIVSDMIAQLPDGYKRIVNLHLIDGYSHIEIAQTLSITDSTSRSQLLRGRNLLMKKLRKCGIYGYEAP encoded by the coding sequence ATGAAGGCATCTATCAAAAAGAATTACCGCACACTGACCGACCTGGTCAAAGCCTGCCAGAACAACGACCCCCGCGCGCAGACATTATTTTACAACAGGTTCCGGAGCGAGCTTATCCGCATTTGTTCACGTTTCGCGCGGACGCACATGGAGGCGGAAGATATTTATCAGGAATCGTTCGTTAAGATTTTCAGACATATTCACGAAGTACAAAACCTGGAATCCATCGAATCGTGGATGCGGTCGGTGGTGACGCGTACCGCCATCAACTATTATCACCGTACCACCAAAAAAGAAACGCTGAACCATTCCATGGACATGTCACCCATGGATTTCGAATCCAATGAGCACGTTTGCCTGATCGACAGCCTGAGCGCCGGCATCGTGAGCGATATGATCGCGCAGCTTCCCGATGGTTACAAGCGGATTGTCAACCTGCATTTGATCGACGGCTATTCACATATCGAAATCGCCCAGACGCTTTCCATTACCGACAGCACATCGCGCTCCCAGCTGCTGCGCGGCCGCAACCTGCTCATGAAAAAGCTGCGTAAATGCGGCATTTACGGTTACGAGGCGCCCTGA
- a CDS encoding alpha-ketoglutarate-dependent dioxygenase AlkB family protein, whose protein sequence is MKQLSLFGSEETLLFPENLLEYYPGFVPPDESAALIGKWITEVPWRQQVMQMYGKQVTAPRLMAWYGDTEKSYTFSGTRFEPYGWTKELAALKKRIEEKTGFTFNSVLLNYYRDGNDSVAWHGDNEQELGRNPVIASVSLGQERRFEFRYRADHSRKYGLPLENGSLLIMKGDLQHTWEHRIPKSKTQNAPRINLTFRTIQR, encoded by the coding sequence ATGAAACAATTAAGTCTTTTTGGGTCTGAAGAAACCCTGCTTTTTCCCGAAAACCTGCTCGAATATTATCCCGGCTTCGTGCCACCGGACGAAAGTGCCGCGCTCATCGGGAAATGGATCACGGAGGTTCCCTGGCGGCAGCAGGTCATGCAAATGTACGGCAAACAGGTAACTGCCCCCCGGCTCATGGCCTGGTATGGCGATACCGAAAAGTCGTACACGTTTTCGGGCACCCGTTTTGAACCCTATGGCTGGACAAAGGAACTGGCCGCATTGAAAAAGCGCATTGAAGAGAAAACCGGTTTTACATTCAACAGCGTGCTGCTGAACTACTACCGCGACGGCAACGATTCCGTGGCCTGGCACGGCGACAATGAGCAGGAGCTGGGCCGGAACCCTGTGATCGCTTCCGTAAGCCTGGGCCAGGAGCGTCGGTTCGAGTTCCGATACCGGGCCGATCATTCGCGGAAATATGGCCTGCCGCTGGAAAACGGCTCGCTGCTGATCATGAAGGGCGACTTGCAGCATACCTGGGAGCACCGCATTCCAAAATCGAAAACGCAGAATGCCCCGAGGATCAACCTCACTTTCAGGACCATTCAAAGGTAA
- a CDS encoding choice-of-anchor I family protein gives MQKKPLLALLLAAALLNGCTDHFPQNPVQENTAAFREVADIDLGGTAAAEISAYDPISKRLFTVNNEKAAIVDVLDLSAFPAVTKLQPIDVSSLGGVANSVAISDGKLAIALEATNKQANGSVIVLNTSTLDVLQQITVGALPDMVTFSPDGRFIVTANEGEPNADYSIDPEGTVSIIDVSNNYSVKTLDFAGFESQYAALAPKGFRMFGPKATFAQDIEPEYVAISDNSQKAFVTLQENNGVAEIDLVNGKIVSLHALGTKDMNYILNSIDASDDDKKVELKNWPIKSFYLPDAISYFTVNGTPYVITADEGDAREYSTFDEQKRVSSLKLNPVYFPNGDELKKTANLGRLRVTSTRGDNEKDGVYEELYAFGGRGFSIFHAADMKRVYESGNSLEQEVIKAGIYDDSRSDDKGVEPEGVTVGWTNGKPVAFVALERVDAIAVYDLSNPGAPQFLQIIKTGDAPEGVLFITADKSPNGRSLLVTSNEEDGTVRFYQP, from the coding sequence ATGCAAAAGAAACCTTTACTAGCGCTATTGCTCGCGGCAGCATTGCTGAATGGCTGTACAGACCATTTTCCCCAAAACCCTGTTCAGGAAAATACTGCGGCATTCAGGGAAGTAGCGGATATCGACCTGGGCGGCACCGCAGCAGCCGAAATCTCGGCCTACGACCCCATTTCGAAACGGTTGTTTACGGTTAACAATGAGAAGGCGGCGATTGTGGACGTGCTCGACCTGTCGGCATTCCCGGCTGTGACCAAATTGCAGCCGATCGACGTGTCGTCACTGGGCGGCGTGGCCAATAGCGTAGCCATATCCGACGGCAAGCTCGCCATCGCGCTCGAAGCGACCAACAAGCAAGCCAACGGCAGCGTGATCGTGCTCAATACCAGCACATTGGATGTGCTACAACAAATTACCGTGGGTGCATTGCCCGACATGGTGACGTTCAGCCCAGACGGCCGATTCATCGTGACCGCCAACGAAGGCGAGCCCAACGCGGATTACAGCATCGACCCCGAAGGAACGGTTTCGATCATCGACGTTTCGAATAATTACAGTGTTAAAACCCTCGACTTCGCAGGTTTTGAAAGCCAATATGCGGCACTCGCGCCAAAAGGCTTCCGGATGTTCGGCCCTAAGGCGACGTTCGCCCAGGACATCGAGCCCGAATACGTGGCGATTTCAGATAATTCACAAAAAGCATTCGTGACCTTGCAGGAAAACAACGGCGTGGCCGAAATCGACCTCGTTAACGGCAAAATCGTGAGCCTGCACGCGCTCGGCACGAAGGATATGAATTACATCCTCAATTCAATCGACGCGAGCGATGACGATAAGAAAGTGGAACTGAAAAACTGGCCGATCAAGTCGTTTTACCTGCCCGACGCCATTTCCTACTTCACCGTGAACGGTACGCCGTATGTGATCACCGCCGATGAAGGCGATGCCCGCGAGTACAGCACCTTCGATGAGCAGAAGCGTGTAAGCTCCCTGAAACTGAACCCCGTTTATTTCCCCAACGGCGACGAACTGAAAAAGACCGCTAACCTCGGCCGCCTGCGCGTGACGAGCACCCGCGGAGACAACGAAAAAGACGGCGTGTACGAAGAATTGTACGCATTCGGCGGACGCGGTTTCAGCATTTTCCACGCCGCGGATATGAAGCGCGTGTATGAATCGGGCAACTCCCTGGAACAAGAGGTGATCAAAGCCGGCATTTACGACGATTCGCGTTCGGACGATAAAGGTGTTGAACCCGAAGGTGTTACCGTGGGATGGACGAATGGCAAGCCTGTTGCATTTGTCGCATTGGAGCGTGTGGATGCGATCGCCGTGTACGATCTGAGTAACCCCGGCGCACCGCAGTTTCTGCAAATCATCAAAACCGGCGACGCACCGGAAGGCGTGCTGTTTATCACAGCCGATAAAAGCCCGAATGGCAGAAGCCTGCTCGTGACGAGCAATGAAGAAGACGGCACGGTGAGATTCTACCAGCCCTAA
- a CDS encoding calcineurin-like phosphoesterase C-terminal domain-containing protein: MKKFSMLCCGLMMASAVQAQSVVKGFVFNDLNGNGRKDKNEKGLAQVSVSNGTKVVQTDANGQYELPVAKDNVLFVIKPSGYAVPLTDDNLPRFYRLHKPEGSPALKYKGVAPTGALPASLDFALTARPEADDYTALIFGDPQPYTLEDIEYFTRGIVSEVEGIKDVAFGLSLGDLVGDNLDLHHPYVKAVKRVGLPWYNLMGNHDMDYDAKADSLSDDTYEAHFGPANYAFNVGKVHYIILDDILYPDPRDGKGYWGGFRKDQLDFVENDLKFVPKDQLIVLAYHIPLHEEGEGDAFRDDDRNRLFSILKDYPHTFSLSAHTHLQRQNFHGKEQGWNGAKPFHEYNAGTTSGDWYSGEFNIQGVPSSTMRDGTPKGYAFLRIKGNQYTIDYKVAGEPKEYQIRIHTPRVVPAGGNTSSGIYANFFMGHEGNSVQYRIDNGAWKDMAFQAEPDPHFQRLVHNWDYTEYLPAGRRPSNPVKSTHLWRGAFPNNLTEGKHTVEVKAKDMFGREFTQTQAFWAEQKAQ, translated from the coding sequence ATGAAAAAATTCTCCATGTTGTGCTGCGGGCTGATGATGGCATCGGCCGTGCAGGCACAATCCGTCGTGAAAGGGTTCGTGTTCAACGACCTGAACGGCAATGGCCGCAAGGACAAAAACGAAAAAGGGCTGGCGCAGGTGTCGGTGTCCAATGGCACGAAGGTCGTGCAGACGGATGCGAACGGTCAGTATGAATTACCCGTAGCGAAGGACAATGTCCTGTTTGTGATCAAACCGTCGGGCTACGCGGTGCCGCTCACGGACGATAACCTGCCGCGTTTCTACCGTTTGCACAAGCCCGAAGGCTCGCCCGCCCTGAAATACAAAGGCGTTGCCCCTACGGGCGCATTACCCGCATCGCTCGATTTCGCGCTCACCGCCCGGCCGGAAGCCGACGATTACACCGCCCTCATCTTCGGCGATCCGCAGCCCTACACGCTCGAAGACATCGAATACTTTACCCGCGGCATTGTGAGCGAGGTGGAAGGCATTAAAGATGTAGCGTTCGGGCTGAGCCTGGGCGACCTCGTGGGCGACAATCTGGATCTGCACCATCCCTACGTAAAAGCGGTGAAAAGGGTAGGGTTGCCCTGGTACAACCTCATGGGTAACCACGATATGGATTACGACGCAAAGGCGGATTCGCTGTCCGACGATACCTACGAAGCGCATTTCGGCCCTGCAAATTATGCATTCAATGTGGGTAAAGTGCATTACATCATCCTGGACGATATCCTTTATCCCGACCCGCGCGACGGCAAGGGTTACTGGGGAGGCTTCCGCAAAGACCAGCTGGATTTTGTAGAAAACGACCTGAAATTCGTTCCCAAAGACCAGCTCATCGTATTGGCATACCACATTCCATTGCACGAGGAAGGCGAAGGCGATGCATTCCGCGACGACGACCGCAACCGCCTGTTCAGCATCCTCAAAGACTATCCGCACACATTTTCGCTCTCCGCGCACACCCATTTGCAACGCCAGAACTTCCACGGAAAAGAGCAGGGCTGGAACGGCGCGAAGCCATTCCACGAATACAATGCCGGCACGACGTCGGGCGACTGGTACTCGGGAGAGTTCAATATCCAGGGCGTTCCGTCATCGACCATGCGCGACGGCACGCCGAAAGGCTACGCATTCCTGCGCATCAAAGGCAACCAGTATACGATTGATTACAAGGTGGCCGGTGAGCCGAAAGAATACCAGATCCGCATTCACACGCCCCGCGTAGTGCCGGCGGGAGGCAATACTTCGTCGGGCATTTACGCCAACTTTTTCATGGGCCACGAGGGGAATTCCGTGCAGTACCGCATCGATAACGGCGCGTGGAAGGACATGGCGTTCCAGGCCGAGCCCGACCCGCATTTCCAGCGGCTGGTGCACAACTGGGATTATACCGAATACCTACCGGCAGGTCGGCGCCCTAGCAATCCCGTGAAAAGCACCCACCTCTGGCGTGGCGCATTTCCGAACAACCTCACCGAAGGCAAGCACACGGTGGAAGTGAAAGCGAAAGACATGTTTGGACGCGAATTCACGCAAACGCAGGCTTTCTGGGCGGAGCAAAAGGCCCAATAG